Proteins from a genomic interval of Paenibacillus sp. RC334:
- a CDS encoding TetR/AcrR family transcriptional regulator produces MQPRKAKQSKTTANEPLVDHAGEETAETDRRTQLLHIALKRFAEQGYHQTKISDIVVEAGVAQGTFYWHFKSKEALALEIIATGREQLLAAIGQGYRRDAGTLADMVKASEALFVRLFDFALENRYLMGLLLIGSGVDEPVRQSIRETRIAMELAFRRNMERAIELNMLPAGLDIELRAALLMSMIEGVITRWLFGSEGTHDNITQVTAKQLAEEAANFEFYGLLGQG; encoded by the coding sequence ATGCAGCCACGGAAGGCGAAGCAGTCCAAGACTACCGCGAATGAACCATTGGTTGATCACGCGGGAGAAGAAACAGCCGAAACCGATCGCAGAACGCAGCTTCTTCACATTGCGTTGAAGCGATTCGCCGAGCAAGGGTACCATCAAACGAAGATTTCAGATATCGTGGTGGAGGCCGGAGTGGCCCAAGGCACGTTTTATTGGCATTTTAAAAGTAAAGAAGCGCTGGCACTGGAGATTATCGCTACAGGCCGCGAACAACTGCTGGCAGCGATAGGACAAGGATACCGCCGTGATGCAGGCACGTTGGCTGATATGGTTAAAGCATCCGAAGCGCTGTTTGTCCGTCTGTTTGATTTTGCATTGGAGAACCGCTATCTGATGGGATTACTCCTGATCGGCAGCGGTGTTGATGAACCGGTACGCCAGAGCATTCGGGAGACGAGAATCGCGATGGAACTGGCTTTTCGACGCAATATGGAGCGGGCGATAGAGCTGAACATGCTACCCGCCGGATTGGATATCGAATTACGGGCAGCGCTGCTCATGAGCATGATCGAAGGTGTTATTACACGTTGGCTATTCGGTTCCGAGGGAACACATGACAACATTACACAGGTAACAGCTAAACAATTGGCGGAAGAAGCGGCTAATTTTGAATTTTACGGGCTGTTGGGTCAAGGCTAG
- a CDS encoding transporter substrate-binding domain-containing protein: MKTRKRGFLVTTLMALAMFSLVLSACGTKPEAANSSNGAGSSNEAAAGNQLEAIKKAGVIKVGMMGTYQPYNFLNDKKELDGFDVDIANELAKRIGVKAEFTAQEFSGLIPSLQKKKFDAVISQVTITPDREKVIDFTEPYITNNVKIIVNNKTNDITKLEDFKGKTIGVGLGTNDESYLRNEVLPKVGDFEIKTYDDVITSLKDLNSGRIDATINNLYALKPIVDKNGFQIKAVGEPIKSDQAGVAINKDTPELKAALNKALKEMKEDGTYKTIFKKWFGEEPKE; this comes from the coding sequence ATGAAAACACGTAAAAGAGGGTTCCTTGTAACTACACTGATGGCTTTGGCCATGTTCAGTCTGGTGCTGAGCGCTTGCGGAACGAAGCCGGAAGCTGCCAACAGCAGCAACGGAGCGGGCAGCAGCAATGAGGCGGCAGCGGGCAATCAGCTCGAAGCAATCAAGAAGGCTGGAGTGATCAAGGTTGGAATGATGGGTACGTACCAGCCTTACAATTTTTTGAACGATAAAAAGGAATTGGACGGGTTTGATGTTGATATCGCGAATGAATTGGCGAAGCGTATCGGGGTCAAAGCGGAGTTCACGGCACAAGAATTTTCGGGACTTATTCCAAGTCTGCAAAAGAAGAAATTTGATGCGGTGATTAGCCAGGTGACGATTACGCCAGACCGTGAAAAGGTCATTGATTTCACAGAGCCGTATATCACAAACAATGTAAAAATCATCGTAAACAACAAAACAAACGATATTACCAAGCTGGAGGATTTTAAAGGTAAAACGATTGGTGTCGGCTTGGGAACAAATGATGAGTCCTATCTGCGTAACGAAGTGCTGCCGAAGGTTGGCGATTTCGAGATTAAAACGTATGATGATGTTATTACTTCCTTGAAGGATCTGAACTCTGGTCGCATTGACGCAACCATCAACAATCTGTATGCGCTCAAGCCCATTGTTGATAAAAACGGCTTCCAGATTAAGGCGGTAGGCGAGCCGATCAAATCCGATCAAGCGGGTGTGGCTATTAACAAGGATACTCCTGAGCTTAAAGCAGCCTTGAACAAGGCTCTGAAAGAAATGAAGGAAGACGGCACCTATAAAACGATTTTCAAAAAATGGTTCGGCGAGGAGCCGAAAGAATAA
- a CDS encoding amino acid ABC transporter permease, translating to MLELMWENVPFLLKGAYYTLYITIVSMLFGLMIGLVVAVARLKGNRPVRWLARSYVSIIRGTPVLVQIAVIYYGLDDYGISFGSLTAACLALSINTGAYLSETFRGAILAVPKGQTEAAYATGMSPGQTMWRIILPQAVRIAIPPMGNTFVGMLKETSLVSVIGVSELMRQAQLLQAQYLRYMPFLLEIGIMYWIMSIGFSAILERVEKRLARAY from the coding sequence ATGCTTGAATTAATGTGGGAAAACGTCCCTTTTTTGTTGAAGGGTGCTTATTATACGCTGTATATCACGATTGTTTCCATGCTATTTGGCCTTATGATCGGCTTGGTGGTGGCAGTCGCCCGGTTGAAGGGGAATCGTCCGGTTCGTTGGCTGGCGCGCAGTTATGTATCTATCATTCGGGGAACGCCGGTTTTGGTGCAGATTGCGGTCATTTACTATGGACTGGATGATTACGGAATATCGTTCGGCTCGCTGACTGCTGCTTGTCTTGCACTGAGTATCAATACAGGGGCGTATTTATCGGAGACGTTTCGTGGGGCTATTTTAGCGGTGCCAAAGGGTCAAACCGAGGCGGCCTATGCAACCGGAATGTCTCCGGGTCAAACGATGTGGCGCATCATTCTTCCGCAGGCCGTGCGAATTGCGATTCCGCCGATGGGCAATACATTTGTCGGTATGCTTAAGGAAACATCGCTCGTTTCGGTGATTGGAGTAAGTGAGCTGATGCGTCAGGCACAACTTTTACAGGCACAGTATCTGCGCTACATGCCGTTTCTGCTCGAAATTGGCATCATGTACTGGATCATGAGCATTGGGTTCTCCGCTATACTGGAGCGGGTGGAAAAGCGTCTGGCCCGAGCTTATTAA